The Lycium barbarum isolate Lr01 chromosome 10, ASM1917538v2, whole genome shotgun sequence genome includes a region encoding these proteins:
- the LOC132612778 gene encoding uncharacterized protein LOC132612778 has translation MWDDLATKFLTRFFPPAKTARLRREIMSFRQKNGENLYQAWERFKGLLRDCPHHHQTNKVLAHTFIESLDAQHKSSLDTAAGGQTLDLSYEELFTLLNRFTQSTPDWQDDAASSSVRKAPDVFEVDNFTTLSAQIDAMRTKLRKLAASQAPPQVHAVQQAIAFYDVCGEGHNSDECPANPVSIYFVGNAGKGQGNNNQYGNSYNPNWRNHPNFRWSDNSGNQKQNYQSAPAPQAPTNSMEEMMKKMMGDMQKMMIDQQKLIANNQNRGLAVRNLERQMGQIAGAQNTRPLGGLPSDTNVNPKPCNAVTLRNGRELEEVTSKKTGRVEAEKEKIATETSEKNKAVEAPVAKQPQAVVAKPPPPFPQCLGIPKYAKYIKDIVANKSRFTEYATVALSEECTSRIQNKLPTKLKDPGSFTIEISIETQVIARALCNLGASINLMPSSIFRNLGLGVPRPTSIVLQLADRSLARPEGIIEDVLVQVGSLIIPSDFVILDFEPDPEVPFILGRPFLATGRTLIDVAARQLTMRVHDKVEVFNVYQALKIPAIYEELSAITVLNDDTRRPLITSHDPLERALVGG, from the exons ATGTGGGATGACTTGGCGACAAAATTCTTGACAAGGTTCTTTCCACCAGCAAAGACCGCTCGCCTCCGAAGAGAGATCATGTCATTCAGGCAGAAGAATGGAGAAAATTTGTATCAAGCCTGGGAGAGGTTTAAGGGTCTTCTCAGAGATTGTCCTCACCACCATCAGACGAATAAAGTTCTGGCACACACATTTATTGAGAGTCTGGATGCCCAACATAAGTCATCACTAGACACTGCTGCAGGAGGGCAGACTCTTGATCTAAGCTATGAAGAACTATTCACATTATTGAACAGGTTTACTCAAAGCACTCCAGACTGGCAGGATGATGCAGCTAGCAGTTCAGTTAGGAAAGCACCGGACGTCTTTGAAGTAGATAATTTTACAACATTATCAGCACAGATTGATGCCATGCGCACCAAACTCAGGAAGTTAGCTGCGTCACAAGCGCCACCACAGGTGCATGCAGTGCAGCAAGCCATAGCTTTTTATGATGTCTGCGGAGAGGGTCACAACAGTGATGAATGTCCTGCAAATCCCGTATCCATATACTTTGTGGGTAATGCAGGCAAGGGGCAAGGAAACAACAATCAATACGGAAATTCCTACAACCCAAATTGGAGGAACCATCCGAATTTCAGGTGGAGTGACAACTCAGGTAATCAGAAGCAGAACTATCAGTCAGCACCTGCTCCTCAAGCTCCCACAAACAGTATGGAAGAGATGATGAAAAAAATGATGGGTGACATGCAGAAGATGATGATAGACCAGCAGAAGTTGATAGCAAATAATCAGAATCGCGGTTTGGCTGTACGGAATTTAGAGAGGCAGATGGGACAGATAGCTGGTGCACAAAATACTAGACCACTtggaggacttccaagtgacacaAATGTGAATCCCAAGCCTTGCAATGCTGTAACTCTGCGAAATGGGCGAGAACTAGAGGAAGTGACTTCAAAGAAAACTGGTCGAGTAGAAGCTGAAAAAGAGAAGATTGCCACAGAAACAAGTGAAAAAAATAAAGCAGTCGAGGCACCAGTGGCAAAGCAGCCACAGGCCGTGGTTGCAAAGCCACCGCCTCCATTCCCTCAATGTCTG GGTATTCCAAAGTATGCTAAGTACATCAAAGATATTGTTGCAAACAAGAGCCGTTTCACAGAGTATGCCACGGTTGCACTTTCTGAAGAGTGCACTTCTCGTATTCAGAACAAGTTGCCCACAAAATTGAAGGATCCCGGAAGTTTCACTATTGAGATTTCTATTGAGACACAGGTTATTGCTCGAGCACTTTGTAACCTAGGTGCAAGTATAAATCTGATGCCTTCGTCTATCTTCCGGAACCTAGGTTTGGGAGTGCCCAGACCAACCAGTATAGTTCTTCAGCTGGCAGACAGATCGTTAGCAAGACCCGAAGGCATTATTGAAGATGTATTGGTACAAGTGGGGTCGTTGATAATTCCTTCTGACTTTGTGATATTGGATTTCGAGCCAGACCCGGAAGTCCCATTTATTTTGGGGCGTCCGTTCTTGGCCACAGGGAGAACACTTATTGATGTAGCTGCTAGGCAGCTTACCATGCGAGTACATGATAAAGTAGAGGTCTTCAATGTATACCAAGCTCTGAAGATTCCTGCAATCTATGAGGAGCTGTCCGCCATTACTGTTCTGAATGATGATACACGAAGGCCACTCATCACTTCCCATGATCCGTTGGAGAGAGCCTTGGTGGGGGGATGA